The following DNA comes from Oncorhynchus mykiss isolate Arlee chromosome 16, USDA_OmykA_1.1, whole genome shotgun sequence.
AAACCCCACTGACATCTACTCATAACATATAAAGCAGGCTGCTCACCTCAGTGAAAACTAATTCCTCTTCCTCAGCCTCTCTTATGATGACAGTTCTTTACAGTTCATTATCTGACCATCTGATGCATAACTGATAATCACCATAAACTCTCCTTCACACCCCTATGCAAATCCAGGCATCAGGTGAAGCATGCAACCTGCAGTGATAACCATGGGATTTGGCCCCCCACACCAGAGCAGTACCTCACCCCGCTGCAGCAGAAGGAGGTGTGTATCAGACACCTGCGAGCCAGGCTGAGGGAGAATGTCCAGAGGCTGCAGCACAGGTGAGTCTGAAGGGATGCGTCGTGACAAAGAAGCAGAATAGTGGCTAACTTGTTTAAAAATAGCATATTGTAGATATCATAGAAGTGTCTCTTCCACAACCCAGCTGGTTGTATTCAACCACATTATGATTACAAAAATAGCAACATCAATAACGGTCTAGCATTTCACTACAGAAACTGGCCTGGGATAGTATTTCTAAGACTTCTCTATTGCCTCTATCACCTTTTAAATCTGGAATCCTTCATGGActactgtatttattatggatccccattactctttctggggtccagcaaaagtaggccttcattgtaaataagaatttgttcttaactgacttgcctggttaaataaaggttaaataggaaaatttaaaaaaaatgtgcgtatgttatcgtgtgtgtgtgtgtatgtatgtctgtgcctatgtttgtgttgcttcacagtccccgctgttccataaggtgtatttttattgttgtttaaatctaattttactgcttgcatcagttacttgatgtggaatagagttcgatgtagtcatggttctatatagtactgtgcgcctcccttagtctgttctggacttggggactgtgaaaaggcATCTTGTGGCATgtgttgtggggtatgcatgggtgtccgagctgtgcgccagtagttcaaacagacagcttggtggattgaacatttcaatacctctcataaatacaagtagtgatgatgtcaatctctcctcccctttgagccaggagagattaacatgcatattattaatattatgtctctgtgtacatccaagagcCAGCTGTGCTAtactgttctgagccaattgcaattttcctaagcctctctttgtggcacctgaccacacgactgaacagtagtccaggtacgacaaaactagagcctgtaggacctgccttgttgacagtgctgttaacaaggtagagcagcgctttattatggacagacttctccccatcttagctactgttgaatCAAAATGTTTTgacaatgacagtttacaatccagggttactccaagcagtttagccacctcaactttctcaatttccacattatttattacaagatttagttgaggtttagggtttagtgaatgatttgtcccaaatacaatgctttcagttttaggactaacttattccttgccagccactctgaaactaactacaACTCTTTGtcaagtgttgcagtgatttcagtcgctgtagtagctgacatgtatagtgttgagtcatccacatgcATAGACacactttactcaaagccagtggcaagTCATTAgaaaagattgaaaaaagtaaggggcatagacagctgccctggagaattcttgattctacctggattatgttggagaggcttccattaaagaacaccctctgtgttttgttagacaggtaactctttatccacaatatagcaggggggggggggggggggggtaaagccataacacatccTTTTTTtcccagcagcagactatgatcgataatatcAAAAGACGctctgaagtctaacaaaacagcccccacaatctttttatcatcaatttctctcaaccaatcatcagtcattagtgtaagtgctgtgcttgttgaatgtccttccctataagcatgccgaaagtttgttgtcaatttgtttactgtatcattgtatctggtcaaatacTATTTGTGGGGGGTTGAAACTGCCACGCCTGTTTGGGATATTACAACAATAAACAACTGCAAACAACAAAcactgttttttccccctctgacaTCATTGTACGTGCAATAGAACAGCAGAATATGTACTGCCATTTTTTTACCACACTGCTCGACGCACCTCACCTCAGTTTTGTCCACAAAACAATAACTAAAGTGCTGGGGTggacagtggtgctgtttcccctaatgCAGATTCCATCTTTAAGGCGTACCACATGTTGATTCTCTGCCCTAGGTAGCCCTCATACTCTcaacctctctttttctctctatttccctctctctcagggacAGTGAGATAGCTGAGATGAAGACCCAGCTGTGTCGGATGCAGGAGGACTGGATAGTGGAAGAGTGTCACCGTGTCGAGGCCCAGCTGGCTCTGAAGCAGGCGCGCAGGGAGATCCAGCATTTGCACGAGGTCGTGGAGACAGTACGATCAAACCTCGGCACCCCAGAAAAAGCCCCCTATGACAAAAAGCCATACCTCTCACCGCAGAGACCCCGGCCTACAAAGTCCCGCTCCTGTGGGTGCTCCCCAGCCAGCACCCTGAGCCGCAGCACCGCCTACACCCGGCTGAGCAGTGAGGCCCTCTATGTGGACCGTAATGGAAACGCCCCAGGGCCTGACCTGCATGCAGCGGCACAGGTAGAAAGGGGGCGGACCCACCTGCTTCTGGAGGCGGCCCTTCTGTCAGAGCAGCAAACCCCATCTGGCCCCGCCCTGGTCCACGGCCCCTCCTCTACCATGCCACGCTCCTCCACCTACGAGAGGCTGTgcagtggaggggctgtgctgcCCGTCTCCCACTCCTGCCACTCCCTGAGTAACAGCTGCAGGTGCAGTGGACACACCTACCTCCCTCATCACcacctcttccttcacctccccCAGGAGGAGCCCTCGGCTGCAGTGGCGGTGGCTGCTGCTATCCCCGTGAGGGAGGCAAAACCGGAGGTCCGATCCCAGGCCTGCAGCCCCACCATGACCTGGGTCtcagaggaaggagggggagaggagctgAGCATCATCTCCCTGGCAACAACCAACATCACCCCAGCCTACTCAGAGCAACAGctgttccctccctccttgtcttcctcccctcctccccagctCTCCTACAACCTAGAGCCACTGTCTCCAGATGGCCATGTGGAGATGACAATGATGCCAACAGTGGCCCAAACCTGCCAGCCCAAGCCTGGGCCAATGTTATCACCAGAGAGGCAAGGAGGTGTGAcaggggtggaggatgaagaGAAGGGTGAAGCTGTTGAGGCTGTTGAAGTTGACGGTGAAAACGttgtgggaggggaagagggggtggACGGTGCTCCCCAGCGGAACTTCTGGAGCCGATACTTCCTGGTGGACCTGTTGGCAGTGGCCATGCCGGTGGTGCCAACGGTGGCCTGGCTGTGTCATGGGGCCCCGCGGGAGGTCATGCCTGTGTACCACATCGGTTCTCTGCTACGGGGTTGCTGCGCTGTGGCCCTTCACTCTCTGCGACGCGGGGGACGTGGCCCCACAAGCATGAATGGGGCGTCCAATATCTGACAACTTTACTCCTTAGCCCCCTGACTTCCCTCACAGCAACCATGCAACCCCAACCTCTAACGAGTCACAGCCAGAACAGCAATCAGACTTTGATTTTGACTTGAACTTATAttgctttttattatttttattctcCACCCGTCTGATTTGAGGATGACCTTGAGATTTACATGATTTGTTTGTTAGATTTGTAATAATGCCTAACTATCTAGGAAATCAAATGCAATAGTGATTTGATGGGGAATGCGTGAGACTGCGTGAACTTTTTGCCACTGGTCTAGTGGCTCCCATGACTGCACAACTCATTGCATGTAAACCTGAGAAATGTTCAACCCTTTGCTATTAACTCACCTTAAACAGAACCTTCAAATACACACCTGCTACATTTGAACCTTGAACACTTTGACATACTGTATTCTCCATGAATCTTCTTGTTGTCTTTGAAATTGGGGTGAACATGGTTCACCTTGTTAAACATCAGCAACATTTTCTTTTAGAGCTAAGTCAACGAGGGACCTGAGTGGGAGTTCGAGTTGAATGTTTTTGAAAAATAATTTTCTCAAGAAAATATGAGAATGTAGATGTTTGCACAACGAATGGGAGATTGGGAATCTATTACTTTTCAGGGATCAAACGTTTATCTTCTGGTTTCATTAATTGTATTAATAGTCCAAGGATAAGAGTACAATTCTGAACAAGTCTAGCACTGTCACTATCCATGTCCAAATGCTGAAAGCAAGT
Coding sequences within:
- the LOC110492762 gene encoding syntaphilin isoform X2, which encodes MGCLGSPENDVGCPSLSHLPSFPLGASSRWSTPMSLPLSRKPSAGQRRRPVATSSGRHSYSDASNTNTYPGRASEGSPTARTYPGPPKHQVKHATCSDNHGIWPPTPEQYLTPLQQKEVCIRHLRARLRENVQRLQHRDSEIAEMKTQLCRMQEDWIVEECHRVEAQLALKQARREIQHLHEVVETVRSNLGTPEKAPYDKKPYLSPQRPRPTKSRSCGCSPASTLSRSTAYTRLSSEALYVDRNGNAPGPDLHAAAQVERGRTHLLLEAALLSEQQTPSGPALVHGPSSTMPRSSTYERLCSGGAVLPVSHSCHSLSNSCRCSGHTYLPHHHLFLHLPQEEPSAAVAVAAAIPVREAKPEVRSQACSPTMTWVSEEGGGEELSIISLATTNITPAYSEQQLFPPSLSSSPPPQLSYNLEPLSPDGHVEMTMMPTVAQTCQPKPGPMLSPERQGGVTGVEDEEKGEAVEAVEVDGENVVGGEEGVDGAPQRNFWSRYFLVDLLAVAMPVVPTVAWLCHGAPREVMPVYHIGSLLRGCCAVALHSLRRGGRGPTSMNGASNI
- the LOC110492762 gene encoding syntaphilin isoform X1, with amino-acid sequence MYCFSTVVFNRLPPDYIHSVFSMFVHNVLCSPSLSHLPSFPLGASSRWSTPMSLPLSRKPSAGQRRRPVATSSGRHSYSDASNTNTYPGRASEGSPTARTYPGPPKHQVKHATCSDNHGIWPPTPEQYLTPLQQKEVCIRHLRARLRENVQRLQHRDSEIAEMKTQLCRMQEDWIVEECHRVEAQLALKQARREIQHLHEVVETVRSNLGTPEKAPYDKKPYLSPQRPRPTKSRSCGCSPASTLSRSTAYTRLSSEALYVDRNGNAPGPDLHAAAQVERGRTHLLLEAALLSEQQTPSGPALVHGPSSTMPRSSTYERLCSGGAVLPVSHSCHSLSNSCRCSGHTYLPHHHLFLHLPQEEPSAAVAVAAAIPVREAKPEVRSQACSPTMTWVSEEGGGEELSIISLATTNITPAYSEQQLFPPSLSSSPPPQLSYNLEPLSPDGHVEMTMMPTVAQTCQPKPGPMLSPERQGGVTGVEDEEKGEAVEAVEVDGENVVGGEEGVDGAPQRNFWSRYFLVDLLAVAMPVVPTVAWLCHGAPREVMPVYHIGSLLRGCCAVALHSLRRGGRGPTSMNGASNI